ctcttttgggttttaatgctcccgtcaggatggttttggccgagacttgtgcacatgcgggctgcatttcatcggccaatctgaaatattaggttgagagtgaatttcaccaagtaaaaatctcgaaccttcgacgggatcttcttatatacttgaatgtttttgggtttttcgttttttaaacgttttggggaggaacatgtgattggaaaggggagggtcgaatcttagcgacaaagggctgaatctcagtggatcgtggcagcaaggccactctgccacttacaataccccgtcgtgtatttaagtcgtctgcaaaggattctacccgccactcggtggtaattataattcaaggcggtccgaacggtgcttccaccgaacggacttagccaacgacacgtgcctttgggagccgaagctcctactgagggtcggcaatcgggcggcgggcgcatgcgtcgcttctagcccggattctgacttagaggcgttcagtcattggagacctgatgcggttatgagtacgaccgggcgtgagctgcactcggtcctccggattttcaagggccgccgggaatgcaccggacaccacgcgacgtgcggtgctcttccagctgCTGGACCCtaccttcagctgagccgtttccagggtgggcaggctgttaaacagaaaagataactctttccggaattcccgccaaCGTCTcaggactccctaacgttgccgtcaaccgccacgtcccggttccggaattttaaccggatcccctttcgaagttcgcgcataagcgctatcagacgggtttcccccgactcttaggatcgactaacccatgtgcaagtgccgttcacatggaacctttcccctcttcggccttcaaagttctcatttgaatatttgctactaccaccaagatctgcaccgacggccgctccgcccgggctcgcgccctaggttttgcagcgaccgccgcgccctcctactcatcgaggcctggctcttgccccgacggccgggtataggtcgcgcgcttcagcgccatccattttcggggctagttgattcggcaggtgagttgttacacactccttagcggattttgacttccatgaccaccgtcctgctgtcttaatcgaccaacaccctttgtgggttctaggttagcgcgcagttgggcaccgtaacccggcttccggttcatcccgcatcgccagttctgcttaccaaaaatggcccacttggagctctcgattccgtgggatggctcaacaaagcagccaccccgtcctacctatttaaagtttgagaataggtcgaggacattgcgtccccgatgcctctaatcattggctttacccgatagaactcgtttccgagctccagctatcctgagggaaacttcggagggaaccagctactagatggttcgattagtctttcgcccctatacccaagtcagacaaacgatttgcacgtcagtatctctgcgggcctccaccagagtttcctctggcttcgccccgctcaggcatagttcaccatcttttgggtcccgacaggcatgctcacactcgaacccttctcagaaaatcaaggtcggtcggctgtgcacccgtgagggatccagccaatcagcttccttgcgccttacgggtttactcacccgttgactcgcacacatgtcagactccttggtccgtgtttcaagacgggtcgaatggggagcccacaggccgacgccctgagcacgcagatgccgaggcacgccgtgaggcgcgtgctgcagaccacgattaaggcagcgacgtctccgcgggcgtaacaaaagcccgggcttaggtcaccaccttaatccgcgtcggtccacgccccgaatcgatcggcagACCGGATTGCTctgttccgcatccgaccaggacgcatcgccggcccccatccgcttccctcccgacaatttcaagcactctttgactctcttttcaaagtccttttcatctttacctcgcggtacttgttcgctatcggtctctcgcccatatttagccttggacggaatttaccgcccgattggggctgcattcccaaacaacccgactcgtagacagcgcctcgtggtgcgacagggtccgggcacgacggggctctcaccctctctggcgcccctttccagggaacttgggcccggtccgtcgctgaggacgcttctccagactacaattcgaacgccgaagacgtccgattttcaagctgggctcttcccggttcgctcgccgttactaagggaatccttgttagtttcttttcctccgcttattgatatgcttaaactcagcgggtgatcccgcctgacctggggtcgcgttgaggactttgggtcatcaagagcttttggaccggaacgtctgactatatgacgagaattaaattcaccaccgcatgtcaagacgctcctgacgtccttagctcggattttggccaaccgcgtgcggtaacacacgggagatcagcttccgtcccatatcctcgagaggatggggggacgacgatttgtgacacccaggcagacgtgccctcggccagaaggcttggggcgcaacttgcgttcaaagactcgatggttcacgggattctgcaattcacaccaagtatcgcatttcgctacgttcttcatcgatgcgagagccaagatatccgttgccgagagtcgttttagactttacattgcagcactgcttccgaacaaacaccgtctccgggttggcgaaagcaggctgtttagttgcattttccttgacactttttgtgccggggtttggtgatatccggaagctatgcgtacgatccaaccaaaactgaagtcttggccaaggatgaacgcataaccacggaatcagcaggcactGTAAGAAAcaggcctaccgagagtgatgtttcatcgttctcaggtcgttctgtttccagggtacgacaatgatccttccgcaggttcacctacggaaaccttgttacgacttctccttcctctaaatgataaggtttagtggacttttcgcgacgtcgcagacggcgaaccacccacgtcgccgcgatccgaacacttcaccggatcattcaatcggtaggagcgacgggcggtgtgtacaaatggcagggacgtagtcaacgcgagctgatgactcgcgcttactaggaattcctcgttgaagaccaacaattgcaatgatctatccccatcacgatgaaatttcaaagattacccgggcctgtcggccaaggtgtgaactcgttgaatacatcagtgtagcgcgcgtgcggcccagaacatctaagggcatcacagacctgttattgcctcaaacttccttggcctaaacggccatagtccctctaagaagccggccgtgaagggatgcctccacgtagctagttagcaggctgaggtctcgttcgttaacggaattaaccagacaaatcgctccaccaactaagaacggccatgcaccaccacccatagaatcaagaaagagctctcagtctgtcaatccttactatgtctggacctggtaagtttccccgtgttgagtcaaattaagccgcaggctccactcctggtggtgcccttccgtcaattcctttaagtttcagccttgcgaccatactccccccggaacccaaaaactttgatttctcataaggtgccagcggagtcctaaaagcaacatccgctgatccctggtcggcatcgtttatggttgagactaggacggtatctgatcgtcttcgagcccccaactttcgttcttgattaatgaaaacatccttggtgTTATAAAACACATGTGGATTGCTAGTAACCATGTAAAGGAAGAACGGACCGTGTCCAGGCCCAAGACCAAGACCTTGGACCGACCTTAGTTTTAGGaagtttccttttctcttcATGTTTATCTATAAGAGGTTTTCCTTTTTTACTTTAGGATAAGGATTTGTACTATTTCCTTTTATCCATATCttgtaatcccctatatataaGGGAACACTTTGATTAATGAAAGACACACGATTTCCCCATCTtttacaacacgttatcagcacgatagcCTCTAATTCCCTGAGACCTAAATCAATACCTAAAAAAGCCTAAAACCGGCGACCCATAGCTAAACCCTAGACGTTCTCTATTGTTCCAAAAGCTTGACATCCTCAAGACCGAACGTCCTCAGCTTCCTGATCGCGTCCTCAGCTCGCACACAAGAAGAACGCATCCGTCCAGCAACCAGCTCGCAGCTCGCGTCCGTTCCCAGCTCGCGACCCGTTAGGAGGCAGCAAGCGTTCTTTCTCCTCAGCTCGAAGTTTCATCTGTTCTTAGGTGGTCCGGTTCTTTACCTCTACAAAACTAAGGTATGAACACAATCTGAGAACATAGAATAAGATCGAAACCCTAATCCATCATTATGGAAATCTTATTCTTGTTGAAACCCTAAAAGCAACTACAAGATTAAAATCGACAAAGTCTTAAAACTAGAAAGCTAAACGATTCCAAACTAGAATCTAATTGTATGTTGATTGATTGAATCTGAAACCTGATAAACCCTAATCAAGGaatcgaaaccctaaaccctaaagttaGAAATCGATTTTAAGATTGATATTGCTTGCTTGATTTCTTGCCTACTTTGAAGTTTAGGAATGTTAGATTGTTCTTCTTGAAATAATCTAACTAAGAACATAAAATACTTAAGGCCTTGAAACCTTAACATAAGGTTGATATGAATTCAAAGATTGGAAACCCTAGGGATTATGGAAAGAAGTAAGATAAGGTAGATTGTTTTTACATGAAACCGAACATTGTAATGCATTCACAATTGATCGACCAACATATAGATTATACAAGTTTAGGTTGTTAGAAAATCTATAGAACCGTGAGGTTCATGATTGATAGCACCATGGTCGTATAGAATTGTTTGAACATCATGAATGCGTAAGACATGTTGTGGCCGAGCTTGTTTAACATGCGGCCACGTGATCATATTGTGAACCTAATACATTACATGATAATATGATTCAGATGTCGAAAATAGCAAACAGAGACTATGCAGCCCTCAATCTCTCCGGAGACAATTACTTGCAATGGGCACTAGACACAAGGATTAGTCTAAAGTCCAAGGGACTCGGTGATACTATCATCGAAGACAACAATGAGAATGAGAAGAACCGATACAGAGCCTTAGGCCTTATGCGGCATCATCTCATTGATGGTCTTAAAGATCAGTACATGACAATCGAGAATCCACTAGATCTTTGGATGGCTTTAAAGAATAGATATGACCACCACAGGATGGTGTTGCTTCCAAAAGCAAGGCATGATTGGATGCATCTAAGATTCTTAGACTATAAGTCGGTGGATGATTACAATTCAGCTCTATTCAAGATTGTCTCAATACTAAAGCTGTGTGGTGAAGAGGTAACCGATAGCATGATGCTTGAGAAGACCTACACAACTTTCAACCACTCGAATTCTGTGTTGCAAGAGCAATACAGGACAAAGGGTTTTGCCACATATACTGATCTGATCTCTTGTCTACTCCTGGCCGAGGCAAACAATGAACTCCTACTGAAGAGTAACGGAGTTAGACCGGCCAGGACAGCACCATTACCCGAAGCTCACGAGGTTGAGAAGAAGGATCCCAATGAGACCTACTTTGTCCAAGACAACAAGAAACCATACGGCAATAGCCGTGGTGGGTTCAAGAGGCGTGGACGTGACAACTCAAACGGCCGAGACGGCTACTCAACCGGCCGGAAAGGAAACCACAATAACCGTGGTCGTGGTTCCAATTACGGCCGGGGTCGAGGCAGCTACGGCCGTGGACGAGGTGGCATATCCAAACCATCTTACACGTCCAACAAGTCTCTATGCCATAGATGCGGAAGTGACAACCATTGGGCAAAGAATTGTAGGACTCCGAAACACTTGTGCGACCTCTACCAAGAGAGCCTCAAGAACAGGAACCCGGAGGCAAACATGATCCAAGAAAACGTCCATGAGGACAAGGGATATGGGTATGATGCTGACCATGAATCCGACAAGGACAACCAAGATGACCTAATGGATTATGAGACATCCGATTGTCTCAAGGACTAGTTTTCGAATCACATTGTCTTATTGCTTTATGTttttgatttggtgtttttttattttatgtaatggAATTTTTAATAAGAAGAGTTTTAAACATCTTATGAAGTCTCTaaagtttagaaatttttatttatagaatgaATGATGAGATGAGTATACTTGTGGTGGATAGTGGCACAAGTCATACAATACTTAGAGACAAGAGGTACTTTATAAATCTCATAATGCAAAATGCAAAGGTACATACCATTGCGGGTGAGGCTAGCCTGATTGAAGGTCACGGCCAAGCCTATGTGATGATGCCTAAGGGCACTCACCTAGAAATCAAAACTGCCTTGTATTCCCCAAGCTCTAGAAGAAGCTTATTGAGTTTCAAGGACATAAGGTTAAACGGTTTTCACCTTGAAACATGGGAAGaaggaaacaaggagttccttaaCATAATTTTGATCACCAAAGGCAATAGAAAGGTCCTAGAGACTATACCCGCAATGTCTACTGGTCTATACTATGCAAGGATCAGTATGATCGAGGCAAACGCCTCCGAGCTATTCACTTTATGGCATAACCGGCTTGGCCATCCCGGAACAAGCATGATGCGAAAGTTGATAATGAATTCACAAGGGCACATGATCAAAGGAGTTATCCCATACAAGAATCTCACATGTGCAGCATGTGCACAAGGGAAACTCATTACCAGGCCATCACCAGCCAAGGTTAACAAAGAAACCTTAAACTTTCTGGAAAGGATTCAAGGAGATATATGCGGACCAATACACCCACCTTGTGGGACGTTTAGATACTTCATGGTCCTCATTGATGCATCGACCAGATGGTCGCATGTCTGCCTACTATCCACTAGGAACCTAGCCTTTGCACGTCTCCTTGCCCAAATGATAAGGCTGAGAGCACACTTTCCAGATTTCCCTCTTAAGACTATACGTCTAGACAATGCTGGTGAGTTTACGTCCCAAGCGTTTAATGAATATTGCATGTCCATGGGGGTAAGAATAGAGCACTCCGTGGCACATGTACATACACAGAACGGCTTGGCCGAATCATTCATTAAACGTATCCAGCTGATAGCCCGGCCACTGCTTATGAAGTCTCAACTTCCGGTATCAGCATGGGGACATGCGGTTTTACATGCATCTGAACTGATTCGCATCAGGCCATCTAGTGAGCATAGATATTCACCATCCCAACTACTTACGGGTCATGAGCCAGACGTGTCCCACATCAAGACATTCGAATGTGCCGTCTACGTTCCAATTGCTCCACCACAGAGAACTAAGATGGGACCACAAAGGAGGATGGGAATATACGTAGGATATGACTCCCCAAGTATCATAAAGTATCTTGAGCCAACAACCGGTGATTTGTTTAAGGCCAGATACGAAGACTCACAGTTTGATGAGTCCACATATCCGTCCTTAGGGGGAGATAATAGCCGGTTGATTTCAAAAGATTTAGAATGGTTTAGACCATCAACATCTTGGCAAGATCCTCGGACTAGAGATTGTGATCTAGAAGTCCAAAAATTATACATCTACAAGAGCTAGCTAATAAGTTGCCAGAAACATTTACTGACCCAAATAGAATGACACTATCACACAACCCGGCTTGTAATGCACCCATAAGACTGAACGTCCCAGATGGACAATGTCAAGTGGCTACAGAGTCTAAGCAACGTTTAAAACGTGGTATACCAATTGGTTCCAAAGACAAACAGCCTCGGAAGTCCAAGAGAGGTGCTGGATCCGAGAGCATCAAAGAAACCGTCCAGGACATAGATGGACCGGTCGAGCCGACCAGGACGGTCGAGCCATGCGTACCGGCCACACCCGATGATCCGGCCGTTCCTCAAAGTGAGGTCCGGGACGCTGGGCTTCACGGGACACAAGAGCCGGACAATCAAGAGATCTCTATAGACCATGTAATGTCCAGGAAACAATGGAACAGAAAAGATATCAACGTTGATGATTTATTTGCATACAAGGTAGCACTTGAGATCATGGATAAAGATGAGGATCTAGAACCCACGTCCATACAAGAATGCATGCTAAGATCAGATTGGATCAAGTGGAAAGAAGCTATTAACGTGGAGTTAGAATCATTGAGAAAGAGAGGCGTTTTTGGCCCTATAACATTGACACCAAGAGATGTCAAACCAGTGGGATACAAATGGGTCTTTGTAAGGAAGAGAAACGAGAAAGGAGAAGTAGTGAGATACAAAGCACGGCTTGTGGCACAAGGATTCTCCCAAAGACCTGGAATAGATTATGAGGAGACTTACTCCCCTGTGGTGGATGCAACTACACTG
The genomic region above belongs to Brassica rapa cultivar Chiifu-401-42 unplaced genomic scaffold, CAAS_Brap_v3.01 Scaffold0475, whole genome shotgun sequence and contains:
- the LOC117130422 gene encoding uncharacterized protein LOC117130422 yields the protein MSKIANRDYAALNLSGDNYLQWALDTRISLKSKGLGDTIIEDNNENEKNRYRALGLMRHHLIDGLKDQYMTIENPLDLWMALKNRYDHHRMVLLPKARHDWMHLRFLDYKSVDDYNSALFKIVSILKLCGEEVTDSMMLEKTYTTFNHSNSVLQEQYRTKGFATYTDLISCLLLAEANNELLLKSNGVRPARTAPLPEAHEVEKKDPNETYFVQDNKKPYGNSRGGFKRRGRDNSNGRDGYSTGRKGNHNNRGRGSNYGRGRGSYGRGRGGISKPSYTSNKSLCHRCGSDNHWAKNCRTPKHLCDLYQESLKNRNPEANMIQENVHEDKGYGYDADHESDKDNQDDLMDYETSDCLKD